The DNA window gatcacagttgagggtcacgaagtgaacttattccacataAAAGAGCCGACGGCCCAATTCCACTGCAAATTTAAATGGGCCAGGATCCGGATTCTATCCAAGCCCAACTCACACCCACGCTGCTCGGCTCGACAcacatcgccgccgcgccgcctccctccctcctccggtcgccgtcgccgccggcgagctctcctcctcctcctccggtacACAGCTCAGCTCTAGAGAAACCTCTTCCCCTgttcccccctctcctctcgtcGAAGCCTCCTCCGCCATCTCCCCGGTAGGGCTCCCGCCGACGAGCCctaggccgccgccgacgctctcTCTTCGTCGCCGGATATTCCCATCCTATCCCCTCCTCGCTCTTGCTCCCTCTACGTGTGTGGCACGGCGGCGCACCGGATCGGCGCTGGGAGCTAAACCCCCACCCCCCGGCGAAGATGCCGCAGGTAATGGTGGTCGCGCGGAACTTCATGGACATGGTGGCCGCGCTGCCGGCCGCCAAGCTCGACATGCTCTACGACTCCGCCTTCATCTGCGAGGCCGTGCTCAGGTGCCCACTCCGCGCCGGCCTTGCCCTTGGCTGCGGCGATGCGTTTCCGTGCTGTATTTCATCGCGAGTGTTTTCGCCACTTCGTTGTGCAGGTCGCTCCCGCCGCTCGCGAAGAAGTACGCGCTGCAGATGCTGTACGTgtcggcgccggtggccgcTGCGGCCATGGAGGAGTGGGTGCTCGACGAGTACGCCGCCAAGCACAGGGTCGCCATCGATAGGCTGCTCCAACTGAGGGTATTTGTCGAGGTGCGCGATCGGTAAGGCCTCATCCATCTCCACCAGCGCTGGGTGCTTCAAGTGCGCCGCAGACTTGCAACTTCCTCTATAGATCAGAAGTCGATGAACCAACTGTATAATTTCAATCCAGAATGTCAGATTTCTGGTGCTAATTTTGCCTTAGTGGTTTGCCAGCGCTGTCTTTGGCATGCCGGGGGGCCTGATATGTTATCATATATGTCAACTTACTGAAATTTTGGTGTAACTGTTTGGCCCTAAGGATGCTATGCAACTAGTAATGCTTTTATTTATTGTAAAAAGGAAACAGCAATATATTTGGCATGCCACATTTGGTCTGCAAAGTGCAAACTCTTAAGGTGAAATATGCAACAGCATTAAGAATTATGAATCAATGTTGGCATGAGAAGAAACCATCATGATGATTATGCCCTTGGACGTGAACAAGTTTTATTCAGCTCTAGTTGGGGTAGTCGATTATTTTTAGCTAATTATACTGCTGGAACATCAATTTCATGTGTACTTTGTCACATGTTCTGTTTCTTGCATGTGCAGAGGCATAGCTAATATGAATCTTATAGCTTACTCAGTTTATGAATTACTTTAATTTTACTACATAGTAGACTATGTTTTTCTACAGAAGAAAGGAGGTGAGCTACAAGATGAACCAGAAGTTCCAGGGCAACATGCAAAAGTATTTGGTTGATGGGTAAGTTTTAGTAACTACTGAGCTACTTTTACTGAAAGCCACATACTTTTCTCATGTTTTGAGCTAATTGCCTTTTCCCCGTCGAAACTTTATGATAGTGTAAGCATGTGCTTTATTTccttatatatattatgtacaACTCTTAATATTGTAGAGTAATCCTTACTATATACTCCGGCATACGTTGCATGTATAGAAAAATTTCTCCTGCACACATTACATGTAGAAAATGAAAAAGCCACAATGTGGTAGCAATAGGGTGGAAATAGTTCACAAATTTACCGATGATTGCACTGAAGAACAGTAAAATCAAATTGACTaatttgtataaaaataaattactgtATGTTACATGTTTCATGTTATTCAGTTATTTTTCCTGTGTGGGCAGCCTGAGCTAATAATTAAAGCTTTATTGCCATGTATTTTGTTCTGCGTGTTGTAGCATATCAAACTAGTTGACGACATTACAGTTTTATTTTTCTGCAGTGGAAGTTTACCAAGGGAACCTATACCATCGAGTGTCACTGCAAGGTTGCCTACATTGGCAGAATTAGAGTCTTTTGCTCTTGAGCAGTGGGAGGTCAGGATGACAAAAGCTTATGTTTGcatgtatattttattttagggaAACACTTTCTATCTTTTTTTGCTCATCAGATCGTACTGTTTGAATGCTACCAATGTTCACTCCCCTAGTAAAGGAACTCATTCTTTTCTCTATGGGAAAATAGTGCTTCTTGCTGCAATTGATCAACTCATCTCAAGTCGAGAGAGGGACAAGTTTCAGCTCATCCATGATGAGAACTTTTCAGCGAGGTCTTCTGAGTTCAAGGTCCATCTTATTTCCTCCCTTGCTTTTGGCAGTGAGTTATGCATAAAATACGGACAATCAAATTTTGTAACAACAACAAAGAATATGCAGATTTCTGTAGCTCTTTCTTTTGTTAGTACAATTAGATGATAAATCCAATGGCTGTAGCTACATAGATATACACTAAGAAGAACTAGCAACTACTATACCCAAGATGGTGTGGGCTGACAGCAGATGGTCATTGGTTAATTGGTTTGGTTTATCTGTGTTCAGTTTACCTGTAAGTGAAATGGGGCTGATTGGTCTCTTAGTAATCCTAATAATCCATCTTTTAGCAGGTTGCTTTTTATATTTGGATAGTTCAGATTTGCACCACATTTCTGGAATTTTAAAAGCTACTAGAGTTTTTTTGCCCTGCTATATATTCTCTAGCTTTATTGTATATGCTTTCCTCATTGCATATTCAAACAACAACTGAACGATAGAGTTCCTGATCTGATATATTCTGCAGAGATGGTGAAGCTCCAAGATTAACTGAGAACGGGTTCCAGTTTCTGGTGTGTCATTGGCTATCAGTTGATCCAATTATCTAACAGACTGCAGACTTCTATATTTGTTTCTCACTCTTTTCTATTTAACCAGCTGATGGAGACAAATGCTCAACTTTGGTACATCATGAGAGAATACATCTCATCAGCAGAGGTATCGGTTGCTTGCTCTTTCTAGAGCTTTTGATGTTACATTGTTGATTTATTTGTTGTATTTCCTTTGTGCTGATTGTTTTATTACTGTTGAATAGGAACGTGGTGTGGACCCCACGGAGTTGATATCATTTCTATTGGAACTTAGTTTTCATACATTAGGAGAGGTAAGTTAACCACTTTTAAAAGACTGTGGtgatgcttctttttttttcaaaaatcgtTTTAAAAAGTGACCAGCTCCAGTTTTTCTTTTAcagaaattaaaatataatttcccTCAATAATAGTAGGTTATATTGATATAAGAAATAAACACGGCCACATTTTACGCAGATTATAGTTTATGAGAGGATTGGGTAAATTGTAGTGGTATATGAAACGGAGCATCTCAAAGATTTTCTATTGGTTTCTGATCTATCTAACAGAATAGGGACATCAATCTAACATGCCTGCTTAATAATGCTTACTAGTTCAGACAGTACCAGAGATTTAGTGCTTAAAAAGAGGTTATCAGTCTGTAGATTAATGTTATTAACTAAGCATTATCTTTCATCTGTTGTGGAGTCCAAGCTTTGTGGCCTGGTTCATCTGTTGCAAATTCGCTTCAACATGCTGTTTAACTTATTCATGCTTCAGGCTTATAGCTTGAATACTCTGACCGATGTCCAAAGAAATGCTATTAGGGATCTGGCGGAGTTGGGACTGGTCAAACTTCAGCAGGTAAAACTTTGATTTAGTCTTTTCCCTAGTCAACTTGATGAATACAAATGTCAAGAGTTAAGCCATGGCAGGGTCGAAAGGACAGCTGGTTCATACCTACAAAACTGGCTACAAATCTCTCAGCAAGCTTGTCAGATTCGTCGTCTAACAAAGAGGTTTCAGAACATTTTATATCCTTGCTATTACAGTTATTCATGACGTCCAAATCTTTCATAACCTCAATCTACTCGTCACCTAAGCAACAACAAATGAAGATGAAAATACTTTCTGTTAATAATTACATTGTATGATGTTGGTGCTGTAGGGTTTTGTAGTTGTGGAGACAAATTTCCGGATGTATGCGTACTCAACTTCCAGATTACATTGTGAAATTCTGCGCCTTTTTTCAAGGTACGTGTGGTGCTAGATGATTGGCATAACTTAGCTCAACTATGTACTGGTTTTTTAACTACTGAATTACTGATCCATAGCTTCTGTTGCATCCTTGAACTACTTTCCtctatttattattaaaattttgccATATGTTTGGCATGCAAAAGAGCGACGGCAGGGAGCTAAGGGCTCTATACCCTTCATCACATTTTCTTTAGTTAACCAGCGTAACTCTGCCAATTGTCATGCGAGTATATGCCATAATCTTGATTTTTGGCTATGCTCTAGTAGAATGGTGATTGGTCACTGCTGTTTCAGTGACTGATACCGTTTATCTTGGTTGAGTAGATGCCTTCATCTTGACTGAATTGACTCAGGAATGCCAACTGTTTCACTGGAATCCAGTACTAAATCAAGGTAGTAGGAAACACAATACAGTGAAGATGACTGAATATTAATAACTGTGTTGTAAGTAATATTGCTTATTAATTTTACAGGACACTTTCTTAAGGTTTTATTAAAATGACAGTAATAGTGGCGACTGTAGATTTTACCTTATATTACTGTCATCCTCCATTCTTCATTGAATGTTCAATAAGGATATTTTTGCAGAGTGGAGTATCAACTTCCAAACCTAATTGTGGGATCTATTACAAAAGAAAGTCTTTATGGTGCTTTTGAGAATGGGATTACCGCTGAACAGGTATCACTTGGAGTATGAATTTCTGCATGATCCATTATATAGATACTCAGAGTCATTCTTGTTTTGTGTTGTTTTTCAGATAATTTCATTCCTTCAGCAGAATGCTCATCCTCGTGTTGCTGACAAGATTCCTGCAGTTCCAGAGAACGTTACAGATCAGGTACAACTGAACAAGGCAATGTTTTCATCCATGGCCAACCGTATTTGCCAAAGTAATTGAATTGGTAATTCCTCCATGCAGATTAGGTTGTGGGAAACGGATCGTAACAGGGTTGATATGATCCTATCGCATTTATATGAAGATTTTCCAAGCAAGGTAAAGCCCAGCATATTTAACTTGGAAATAGTACTGGGACAATATTGAGTTGCTTATACCATGTTGGTGTGTGCTTTTCATATTAGTGTAAACGCTAACATATTTATTCTACTGTTGCTTGTGCAGGATATGTTTGATCAATGCTGTGATTATGCAAGAGATCATGGGTGCTTGCTGTGGGAGGATGCGAAGAAGATGAGATTAATTGTACGAGTGGAGTTCCATTCAGAAATGCGTGAGTTCCTCCGGAGGCTAAGATAAATCAACTATAGTTTGCATAATTTATTCAatctatgtactcctatattcCTGCACAGTAAGAACTTTATCAATGACTGTTGTGCACCAATTTGGCCCATTGTCACACATGAATATATCCACTGGCTGCATCATGTTAAGGAGTTGGAACTCGCTGAACTTTTGAGTTAACTGCTGTTACCCTGTTTATTATTACGGAGTGCTCCATCCGTCCAGTCCAGATTAGTTGTTTTAGGATAGATCACATTTTATtctagatatttttctttacTTATTCTAGATGATTACTCCGTGCAAGAGAGGAGCGATTAGAGGGAGAGACGAGCGatcagagaggagagggagggtgtgTGTCAGGTGTCAGGTTTTCACCTGTGTCAATCCGTGTGAGAGAGGAGACGGGTTATCATTAACTAGGAGGAATCATTTCTTGTTACAAGgtgtcagagagagagagagagcgagagagagataaCTAGGAGGAATCATTTCTTGTTACAAGAGgtgtcagagagagagagagagagagagagagagagagagacggctAAACCACGCAAGTAACCAGCTCGAGTATATAAACGCGGGTTACATAAGGAGTCTCACGCCTCTCACCCCACCCCACCTACTCCTCCGACGAGAGTAGACGAGCAGAGCAAAAGCCGGCCGCCGGGcatggggaagaagaagaagaacaagaacaagaagaacaagaagtcGTCGGCTCCTCaggcgcgcggccgcggcagcaACTCCGACCGCCGCTCCTTCACGCGCGGAATGCTGTAGTCCATCAACAACATGACGGTCATGCGCGCCACGCCTCGCGACCCCTTCGTCGTCGCTACTGTGACGGGTCGTTGCGACGGCGACCCCATCGACGTCGCCAAccccgacatcgccgccgccgccgccgccgccgaccccgtcgtcgccgccgcccccgtcgtcgctcctgctgctgctggtggtccttgggacgaggaggaggaggtggagccggcgccggcaacTACCGACCTACGTGCTGCTGCCACCACCGGAGGCGAGgcgaccgagaccgagaccgccGCCGTCTGAGCTGAGGTATACTATCTGCATGCGGTCGGGTTGGCGTACGTTGAGAACTGGATTACCTTTCGTTGCATTTTAGTTTGGACTACGTAGCTTGCATGTATCACAGATCAGTAGCGATCGCCGATCGATGGATATCTGTGTGTACGTATGGTTTTGCACTCGATCGTCGTATTTGAACAAAGATATATATGTGATATGCTGATCTGGGGATATATGTTACTCCTATGTGGTGATGCATTTCTTGGTGTGATGATCGATGCACGCGGGTTGAATAACCTAGCCTCTATTTTGCTTGGATTAGTACGTTTGATCATGCATGTTGATTTGAAGAGGTTTTTGCTTCCTCGCGTTCGTTATGACCATCTCTTGCAGACCACAAATTTAGCACAAGTAGCACGCACGGGCCTACTCTTACACTAACACTAACTAGCTAATTGACTGATATTCATATGcagttctccaaaaaaaaaaaaactgcaatgttgatttttttttggcagaaattggctagtcttttttttttttggggggggggggggggggggggcaaaggGTGCGTTCGTTCCGGTGAGTTTGGGTGAGAAAGTAACTCTATTCAGCGTACACGCTtcttaaactactaaacggtgcggttttttgtaaaaattttctatagaaaagttgctttaaaaaatcatattaatccatttttaaagtttaaaatagttaatactcaattaatcatgcgctaatgactcacctcgttttgcgtatcttttcAATCATCTCAATCTCCTTTTCCTCAAACTCACCCATAATTTGGCAAGGCATTTTCTTTTTCGGTTACAATGAAATCAAATGACGAATATTTTGGCATTTTTGGCTTGGTTGAGTATGCTAGTGCATTAGTGCCATCAGCCACCATGAGCTGCCATCTGATCTCCCTGCCTGGCCTCCGGATTCGACCGTATGTTCGATCTTTCtcacttgtttcttttttttttttgaactatcttttttactttcttttcttctttttggatATATCGATCGTGTTCGTGTCGTGTCCGATCcgtgttacaacttacaacgaCCGCTCAGACAGCCGGGCTGGGCCAATTGTATGTACATACCCATATTAAACTGGGCCGCGTCGTTAAGTTATCACACAATTTGTAGCTGTCACCGTCCGGACTCCTATACAAAAACCAATTAAGTTTCGACGTGTAATAGCTGTGTAAGTATCGACCAAGATCATACAGagcgtctctctctctcaaaaaaaaaaaaaaagagaatcatACAGAGCGCGCGTCGACGAATTAGCTAGCAGAGCAAGAGCAAGAACAATGGCGGCGTTAAGGTTCAAGATTCCGAGGAAGCGATTCAGGCTGCTGGTGCGAACCCCGGGGGGCACGATGTCCATGCAGGATGGCGAGAGGTTGAAGACGACGCCGCTGGGCCGGGAGGTGTGGCTCCGGTGGCACCTGCTCATCTTTGACCAAACCATCTACGCCGTCGACGGCATCCGCACCTGGGCCGCCTACGCGCGCCACCTCCcggacatcgccgccgccaccgccgccatcgccgccgtcctccgagCCTACCGCGAGCGCCGCGTCGAGCTCGGCCTCTTCCACCTCCGCCCCCTGCGGAAGTTGCTCGTGTTCCGCCTCATGTCCCCTCTCTTGGTCATGCCCCTCCCCGACGCCCTCGAAAAGTGGAGGTCTCGGCGTCGCAGGAGAAGACAtgccatgctgctgctgcagagcAAATCGTCAGGGGATAGTAGCATCTATGGCAAATGCTGCACTACTGGTTTTATCTACCCTGTATACCTCCTGTTCGTGGCGATTTTAGCTTGTGTAATTATCTTCTGGTGACAGCaaattaatactacctccgttccaaaatacttatcattttttttaatgtttgaccattctcttatttaaaagattatgaagttattatttattttgtatatgacttgttttattatcaaaagtattttaagtatggcttatctttttttatatttgcactattttttaaataaggcgAATTATCAAatattgcaagaaaaaaaatcaaaacgacatctaatttgggacagagagagtaagtTATTAGTCACATGGCACCGGGCATTATTCATAGTAAAACTTTAgagcttgtcttttttttaataaaaagatcATTTACACTTCAAATGATTCTATATTATCCAAGTGTGTTGCATCCTAAATATAATCACAAAGCTTTCGTTTATGATATGATAAACCATCTATAAGTATTATTAACAACGGCGCCATCCACaaaggaacggagggagcataCTAACATACAATGTGGATGAACAAGCatatgaaaatataaataagaTTTTGGGATTTATCGTTAAGATCTTGTTAGCATCTAGCCCAGCCTAAGGTGGACTGCGAATTTCAAGCACATGGTGCAAAGAAACAGcccagaaaagagaaaaaaaaggaggcagTATGAGGGAAAGAAGCACCAAAAGTTACACAAAATTTGGGGCTGCATAGATTACTATTATGCTGATGTGCAAGGCACGTCTTCACCCTTCACAGCAGGTTCTGAATTCGTGGCCCGCTCTACtgcaggaggtggtggtggtggtggcttggATGGCCTGTTTGGTTTGATTTGCTCCACTTTCTCCGCTGGTATGTCAAACTATCATACAGCAAAAGAGAAATAGTGGTGAATATGGAAACAAGGATTGAATTATGACCACCAAATTATATGCCATTCTTGAGAGTTTTATTACATACCCTATATCCACATCCAGAAACACAAGCATTGAAGCACTCCTGAAGACAAGAAACGTCAATATGTTACAAAAAACATCATGAGCAATTCCTTGTTTTGCCAGATGATTTGCCTAGGGAGCTTAATAGACTACTGAATACTCCGTGTTTTCAGTAAAAAGGATTGCAATGAGAATGTTCCGACGAACTTACCATAAATTACTCTGCATATTAGCAGTAGACTATTCAATAAACTGACTGTCAATGACCGTTCCCAATTTCCTACAGCTAACCAACAAGTTCATACTAACAGCAAACTATCTATAACAAAAACCACCCATGCATTCTGGTTAGTGTATGGAACAGTATCTAGTTATCT is part of the Oryza glaberrima chromosome 4, OglaRS2, whole genome shotgun sequence genome and encodes:
- the LOC127772063 gene encoding general transcription and DNA repair factor IIH subunit TFB2 isoform X1; this translates as MPQVMVVARNFMDMVAALPAAKLDMLYDSAFICEAVLRSLPPLAKKYALQMLYVSAPVAAAAMEEWVLDEYAAKHRVAIDRLLQLRVFVETMFFYRRKEVSYKMNQKFQGNMQKYLVDGGSLPREPIPSSVTARLPTLAELESFALEQWECFLLQLINSSQVERGTSFSSSMMRTFQRGLLSSRDGEAPRLTENGFQFLLMETNAQLWYIMREYISSAEERGVDPTELISFLLELSFHTLGEAYSLNTLTDVQRNAIRDLAELGLVKLQQGRKDSWFIPTKLATNLSASLSDSSSNKEGFVVVETNFRMYAYSTSRLHCEILRLFSRVEYQLPNLIVGSITKESLYGAFENGITAEQIISFLQQNAHPRVADKIPAVPENVTDQIRLWETDRNRVDMILSHLYEDFPSKDMFDQCCDYARDHGCLLWEDAKKMRLIVRVEFHSEMREFLRRLR
- the LOC127772063 gene encoding general transcription and DNA repair factor IIH subunit TFB2 isoform X2, which codes for MPQVMVVARNFMDMVAALPAAKLDMLYDSAFICEAVLRSLPPLAKKYALQMLYVSAPVAAAAMEEWVLDEYAAKHRVAIDRLLQLRVFVEVRDRRKEVSYKMNQKFQGNMQKYLVDGGSLPREPIPSSVTARLPTLAELESFALEQWECFLLQLINSSQVERGTSFSSSMMRTFQRGLLSSRDGEAPRLTENGFQFLLMETNAQLWYIMREYISSAEERGVDPTELISFLLELSFHTLGEAYSLNTLTDVQRNAIRDLAELGLVKLQQGRKDSWFIPTKLATNLSASLSDSSSNKEGFVVVETNFRMYAYSTSRLHCEILRLFSRVEYQLPNLIVGSITKESLYGAFENGITAEQIISFLQQNAHPRVADKIPAVPENVTDQIRLWETDRNRVDMILSHLYEDFPSKDMFDQCCDYARDHGCLLWEDAKKMRLIVRVEFHSEMREFLRRLR